Within the Thermanaeromonas toyohensis ToBE genome, the region TCTGGCCGGAGATCCAAAAGGGCGGCGATGGAGCGGCGTGAACGATTAACGGCCCGCTCCTGGAAATACTCACCCACGGCGTAGAAAGTCATAACCGCCGCTGCTTCAGGTAACTGATGAATGGCGAGAGCCCCCAAGGTAGCAATGGTCATCAGGAAATTTTCATCAAAGATCCGACCACGGAAAAGATTCTTAAACGCGCTCTTTAGTACCTTCCAACCGGAGAGAAAATAAGCGGACAGCAAAACCAGATACTCGACCACGGCATGGGAGGTACGGTGCAAGGGTTCATTAAAGATAACACCTATAGCCAACAGTACTCCAGAAGCTACAATGAAGGGGTTCCTAAATTCCTTCTTATTAACACATGTACGACAATCCAAGCACTAAACCTCCTTAAAACCTACTACTTCCCTTCTTCCTAACAAGAACTTATTCTCCTTTTAGCTTATCTCCCTTCCGCGAAGTGCGCCTGCGCCTCACGAATCAAGTTTAGGATGTGTTCATCATCTAAGGAATAATACACCATTTTACCTTCCCGGCGATACTTCACCAGCCTTAAGGCTTTCATAAGCCTCAAGTGATGGGAAATGGCAGGCAAGCTCAACTCTAAAATGGAGGCTAGATCGCAAACACATAATTCCTGATGAGCTAAGAGATATAAGATTTTAGTCCGGGTTTCATCCCCCAGGACCTTGAATATCTCTGATAAACCAACTACTTCCAGCAACTTCTTTTTTAGCTCTTCAGTTTCACCCGAGGGACAGAAACTATCGCATAAATCACGGTTAGGTTCCACAAGGGTATACCTCCCAATGTTATAAACATTAAGCAATTGTTTAATCAAATTATATACAAATACCCTTTCCTTAGTCAATAAAACTAAAAGGCTAGTGTAAAAAGAAAAAGCAGGCTAAAAAGAAGTTAACCGCCTGCTACAGAGGTTAAAAGGGCCCCAATTTTTAAGCCTTAAGGAAAATCTCTCTATCTTTCCCTGCCAGGCTAACTTCCACTTCCTGCCCGTTAACCCACACTTTCTCGCTACCCTGCCCCCCTTTGAATACCAGTTTAAACACCTTTTGCCCTCCGGCAAAACCCTTGTAAATCGGCGCCCACGTAAATTTAATCATGGCACCGGAGCGCTCATAGGTTAACCGGTACAAGTTATAAATGCCCTTTTGATAATCAAGGGATGCCCCGTCGTCCTCATAGTACACATACTCTCCTCTTACGCCGCCGGGGAACAGTAAAAATTTTACCTCCCAGGGTTTTTCTCCTACATAGTTCTGGGGCTCCGTTAGAGGAAGGATAGCTCCCGCCTTTACATAAAGGGGAATCCTCTCTAAAGGAGCATCAGCTACATAATATTTTCCTCCTTTAAAAAGCTCTCCCGACCACCAATCAATCCATTCACCTACTGGCAGATAGACCATCCGCTTCGCCTGGCCTGGCTCGCAAACAGGTGCTACCAAGAGGCTATCCCCCAGCAGGAATTCATCCGAGATGTTATGGCAGTTCTCGTCCTTCTCGTACTCGAAAACCAGCGGCCTAAAAACAGGAGTTCCCTTTTGCCAAGCGCGGTAGAATAGGTTGTAAATGTAGGGCAGTAAAGTATATCTTAACTTTATAAACTCCCGGCATATATCCTCGGCTTTCTTACCAAAAGCCCAGGGCTCTTGATCAATGGTGTCCAGATTGGTATGGTTGCGGCAAAAAGGATAAAATACCCCTACTTGGGTCCAGCGGATGAGCAACTCTTCTGTGGTATCCTCGGCAAATCCCCCTATATCCGCACCGCAAAAGGGCTCCCCAGAAAGGCCTATATTACACAACATGGGAATAGACATTTTTAAATGCTCCCAGTAGCTCCGGTTATCCCCGGTCCAAATGGCCGCATACCGCTGGATGCCGGAAAAGCCTGAGCGCGTGAGGATAAAGGGTCTCTCCTGGGGTTTAAACTTTAGCAAGGCTTTACGGGTGGCCAGGGCCATATTCAGGGCATAAAGGTTATGGAATTCCTCATGCCTCATAGGCCGGCTATCACCTTTATGGACCAGATTAGGAGGCAGGGTGGAAATAGGAGGCTCAGGTAAGGAAGTATCTACCAGGGTGGGCTCATTCATATCGTTCCAGATACCGGCTATACCTATCTCTAAAAATTCCCGGTGTAACTCCGCCCACCAGGCCCTTACCTCCTCCCGGGAAAAGTCAGGAAAAGCGGTCCGGCCCGGCCACACCTTGCCGGTAAACACCAGACCGTCTTCATCAGTCACAAAATAGTTTTTAGCCAGCCCCTCTTTAAAAACCCAGTAGTCTCCTTCCACCTTTACCCCCGGGTCTACAATGGTGACCACTTTAAATCCCATCTCTTTAAGCTCTTTAATCATTCCCTTGGGATCAGGAAACCTCTCTTGATCAAAAGTAAATACTTTAAAGCTATCCATATAGTGGATGTCAAGGTATATCACATCGCACGGGATGTCTCGCTTTCTAAATTCTCGGGCTACCTCTAAAACTCTTTCTTGGGGATAGTAGCTGTACCGGCTCTGCTGATAGCCTAAAGCCCATAAAGGCGGAAGCTCCATTCTCCCCGTTATTTCAGTGTAGCCTTCCACTACTTCTTTTATGGTGGGACCATAGATCAAAAAGAAGTTTAAAGGCCCTTTTTCCGCCCCGAAAGTCACCATGTCGGGATGGGTCTTGCCCAGGTCAAAAAAGCTCTTAAAAGTATTATCAAAATAGAGGCCATAACTTCCCGTTGGGCTTACTCCTATATAAAAGGGGTAGCTTTGGTACATGAGATCTGCGCCCTCTACATAACTGCGGTAGCAGTCGGCATTCCACATGGTGTATCTTTTACCCCGCTTATCTAGGAACCCAGTTCTCTCGCCTAACCCGTAGAAATGTTCATCCTCTCGTATACGTAAAGAACAGGACTTTATATTCTCCTCTACCACTAGCTC harbors:
- a CDS encoding ArsR/SmtB family transcription factor; translation: MEPNRDLCDSFCPSGETEELKKKLLEVVGLSEIFKVLGDETRTKILYLLAHQELCVCDLASILELSLPAISHHLRLMKALRLVKYRREGKMVYYSLDDEHILNLIREAQAHFAEGR
- a CDS encoding glycoside hydrolase family 31 protein, with the protein product MTATGVNSWEKDGSRVILAGENFNVEIEAFSDKIINIYASRGEEKSFSQAVVIKPKPVSLKVKEGEECLSVTTGTVKLKVNKENFSFTLSAEPFLLEGKELVVEENIKSCSLRIREDEHFYGLGERTGFLDKRGKRYTMWNADCYRSYVEGADLMYQSYPFYIGVSPTGSYGLYFDNTFKSFFDLGKTHPDMVTFGAEKGPLNFFLIYGPTIKEVVEGYTEITGRMELPPLWALGYQQSRYSYYPQERVLEVAREFRKRDIPCDVIYLDIHYMDSFKVFTFDQERFPDPKGMIKELKEMGFKVVTIVDPGVKVEGDYWVFKEGLAKNYFVTDEDGLVFTGKVWPGRTAFPDFSREEVRAWWAELHREFLEIGIAGIWNDMNEPTLVDTSLPEPPISTLPPNLVHKGDSRPMRHEEFHNLYALNMALATRKALLKFKPQERPFILTRSGFSGIQRYAAIWTGDNRSYWEHLKMSIPMLCNIGLSGEPFCGADIGGFAEDTTEELLIRWTQVGVFYPFCRNHTNLDTIDQEPWAFGKKAEDICREFIKLRYTLLPYIYNLFYRAWQKGTPVFRPLVFEYEKDENCHNISDEFLLGDSLLVAPVCEPGQAKRMVYLPVGEWIDWWSGELFKGGKYYVADAPLERIPLYVKAGAILPLTEPQNYVGEKPWEVKFLLFPGGVRGEYVYYEDDGASLDYQKGIYNLYRLTYERSGAMIKFTWAPIYKGFAGGQKVFKLVFKGGQGSEKVWVNGQEVEVSLAGKDREIFLKA